A single region of the Palaeococcus ferrophilus DSM 13482 genome encodes:
- a CDS encoding nitrilase: MKVAYVQMRPVLLEPELNYSRAEELIRVAADKGAKLIVLPELFDTGYNFKSREEVESVAGQIPDGPTTEFLMELSRELGVFIVAGTAEKDERGRLYNSAVITGPIGSGYIGKYRKVHLFYREKLFFEPGDLGFRVFNIGTAKVGVMVCFDWFFPESARTLAFKGAEIIAHPSNLVMPYAPRAMPIRALENRVYTVTANRVGEERGLRFIGKSTIASPKAEVLAMGSEEEEEVGVVEIDLSLARNKRINEMNDVFKDRRPEHYSL; the protein is encoded by the coding sequence ATGAAGGTAGCCTACGTCCAGATGAGACCTGTTCTCCTCGAGCCGGAACTCAACTATTCGAGGGCCGAGGAGCTCATAAGGGTGGCCGCGGACAAGGGTGCAAAGCTTATAGTCCTTCCGGAGCTCTTCGATACGGGCTACAACTTCAAGAGCAGGGAAGAGGTCGAGAGCGTAGCGGGCCAGATACCCGACGGTCCGACGACGGAGTTCTTAATGGAGCTCTCGAGAGAGCTGGGAGTTTTCATAGTGGCCGGAACCGCCGAAAAGGACGAGAGGGGGAGGCTCTACAACTCCGCGGTGATAACTGGCCCGATAGGGAGCGGCTACATAGGGAAGTACCGCAAGGTGCACCTCTTCTACCGCGAGAAGCTCTTCTTCGAGCCCGGCGACCTGGGCTTTCGCGTCTTCAACATCGGCACAGCGAAGGTGGGGGTCATGGTATGCTTCGACTGGTTCTTCCCCGAGAGCGCGAGAACGCTCGCCTTCAAGGGCGCCGAGATAATAGCCCACCCCAGCAACCTCGTGATGCCCTACGCGCCGAGGGCCATGCCGATAAGGGCACTCGAGAACCGTGTTTACACGGTAACCGCCAACAGGGTCGGTGAGGAGAGGGGCCTCAGGTTCATAGGTAAGAGCACGATAGCCTCTCCAAAGGCGGAAGTTCTGGCCATGGGGAGCGAAGAGGAGGAAGAGGTTGGGGTGGTCGAGATAGACCTCTCGCTGGCGAGAAACAAGAGGATAAACGAAATGAATGACGTCTTCAAGGACCGCCGGCCGGAGCACTACTCCCTCTGA
- a CDS encoding class I SAM-dependent methyltransferase, protein MSLEELYRHINWRMNPADERARERFERIAEFFESISDSLPKGGRVLDVCAGTGIAGVALAKATGARLLTVLDARMEDLEKAEEWLGIAGISPELKLVQGDAREAARLVGEHDVAVLWGYTMPHFDPFDAVKLFANVASILSDDGVFLIEDMDRVYWILYRAGYREFLIEGRRENYTIASMHEGYDFVRGTFKRGYYVLPGFKKISDVDFHYWDLATQLAIGSVFFREYGLITMEEHGMEGVGNVILFKKPEKRVAELKLRGSSAPAGGP, encoded by the coding sequence ATGTCCCTCGAGGAGCTCTACCGCCACATAAACTGGCGGATGAACCCGGCGGACGAGAGGGCGAGGGAGAGGTTTGAGAGGATAGCGGAGTTTTTCGAGTCAATATCGGATAGCCTTCCAAAGGGAGGCAGAGTCCTCGACGTCTGCGCCGGAACGGGCATAGCCGGAGTCGCCCTCGCGAAGGCGACCGGTGCGAGGCTTCTCACGGTTTTAGACGCCCGAATGGAAGACCTTGAAAAAGCGGAAGAGTGGCTTGGAATAGCGGGAATAAGCCCCGAGCTCAAACTCGTCCAGGGCGACGCGAGGGAGGCAGCGAGACTCGTGGGCGAGCACGATGTTGCGGTTCTCTGGGGCTACACGATGCCGCACTTCGACCCCTTCGACGCGGTAAAGCTCTTCGCGAACGTGGCATCCATCCTAAGCGACGACGGCGTTTTCCTCATAGAGGACATGGACAGGGTTTACTGGATTCTCTACCGCGCCGGTTACAGGGAGTTCCTCATCGAGGGGCGGAGGGAGAACTACACCATAGCCTCGATGCACGAGGGCTACGACTTCGTGAGGGGGACGTTTAAGAGGGGCTACTACGTCCTTCCGGGGTTCAAAAAGATAAGCGATGTTGACTTCCACTACTGGGATTTAGCCACGCAGCTTGCGATAGGGAGCGTCTTCTTCAGGGAGTACGGGTTGATAACGATGGAGGAGCACGGGATGGAAGGGGTTGGGAACGTCATCCTCTTCAAAAAACCGGAGAAGAGGGTGGCGGAGCTGAAGCTCAGAGGGAGTAGTGCTCCGGCCGGCGGTCCTTGA
- a CDS encoding RNA polymerase sigma factor sigma-70 region 4 domain-containing protein, with the protein MLKLPEGMERVWLMRARGMREVEIAETLGISRQAVNKALKDARVKLFEAFFAIAGTFSWDVVRVNAEKGFAVFAGKVGERRIRVYAFYLPGKGVRAFFGDDIPDYILQHAVEVGITKRLDKNEVIRALEG; encoded by the coding sequence ATGCTCAAGCTCCCTGAGGGGATGGAGAGGGTCTGGCTAATGAGGGCCAGGGGCATGCGCGAGGTGGAGATAGCCGAAACTCTAGGAATCTCGCGGCAGGCTGTGAACAAGGCCTTAAAAGATGCGAGGGTGAAACTCTTCGAGGCCTTCTTCGCCATAGCCGGGACGTTCTCATGGGATGTTGTGAGAGTCAACGCCGAGAAGGGGTTCGCAGTCTTCGCCGGGAAGGTTGGGGAGAGGAGAATTAGGGTCTACGCCTTCTACCTGCCTGGAAAGGGGGTTAGGGCCTTCTTCGGAGATGACATCCCCGATTACATCCTCCAGCACGCGGTCGAGGTTGGCATAACCAAAAGGCTGGATAAAAATGAGGTTATCAGGGCCCTCGAGGGTTAA
- a CDS encoding SdpI family protein — MAGTELFEVVFGSVISAVIFVAGLLTYLFRNRPNLAVGFRIGYTFASEEAWRKANSFSGKAFMALGVLLFALSLGVRDLLVVTVVMLAGILAIFVVGYRIARRVVELEGMREPAEGTPKPIEGLDITPYLAVQVGLVVAYLVLLWTGWRKLPENVAIHFNVEGEPDNFASKSMGAFLLPLALSILPAALTYLSRDPMLLGRVPNMGKKGVKVLVEIMTLVQFLIVGSSAYVVLYNAYGLHSGLVLSAMVLGAVALLLVETFRLILALGEGD; from the coding sequence ATGGCTGGGACTGAGCTGTTCGAGGTGGTCTTTGGGTCCGTGATCTCGGCCGTTATCTTCGTGGCAGGTCTGCTCACGTACCTCTTTCGGAACAGGCCGAATCTCGCAGTGGGGTTCCGTATCGGCTACACCTTCGCGTCGGAGGAGGCGTGGAGAAAAGCCAATTCCTTCAGTGGAAAGGCCTTCATGGCCCTTGGCGTGCTCCTCTTCGCGCTCAGCTTGGGTGTTCGCGACCTTCTCGTGGTAACCGTCGTGATGCTCGCCGGAATACTCGCGATATTCGTTGTGGGCTACCGCATCGCCAGGAGGGTGGTGGAGCTGGAGGGCATGAGGGAGCCAGCCGAGGGGACGCCCAAACCCATCGAGGGCCTGGACATAACGCCATACCTCGCGGTTCAGGTTGGCCTTGTCGTGGCCTACCTGGTTCTCCTCTGGACTGGCTGGCGCAAGCTTCCCGAAAACGTTGCGATACACTTCAATGTAGAGGGGGAGCCCGACAATTTCGCCTCTAAATCTATGGGTGCGTTCCTTCTCCCGCTGGCATTGTCAATACTTCCGGCGGCGCTCACCTACCTTTCTAGGGACCCGATGCTCCTCGGCAGAGTTCCCAACATGGGCAAAAAGGGCGTGAAGGTTCTGGTTGAGATCATGACGCTCGTCCAGTTCCTTATCGTTGGGAGTTCCGCCTACGTGGTTCTCTACAACGCCTACGGCCTTCACTCCGGCCTCGTGCTCTCCGCGATGGTCCTCGGGGCGGTGGCCCTCCTGCTTGTGGAAACCTTCAGGCTCATCCTGGCCCTTGGAGAGGGGGATTAA
- a CDS encoding PadR family transcriptional regulator yields MFGSGRERALKKLRKDLRSGLYSYLVLSLLRRHEEMHGYAIRKKLSELSGGRLVPSEGTLYDLLKSLERYGLVEGVWAEVSGRPRKYYRITRLGMEVLEELEAEVGLINETLRALGGETYGWD; encoded by the coding sequence TTGTTTGGTAGTGGTAGGGAGAGGGCCCTGAAAAAGCTCAGGAAAGACCTCCGCTCCGGTCTCTACTCCTACCTGGTGCTCTCCCTCCTGCGGAGGCACGAGGAGATGCACGGCTACGCGATAAGAAAAAAACTCAGTGAGCTGAGTGGGGGGAGGCTCGTGCCGAGCGAGGGGACACTCTACGACCTCCTCAAGAGTCTCGAGAGGTACGGCCTCGTGGAGGGCGTATGGGCTGAGGTAAGTGGGAGGCCGAGGAAGTACTACCGCATCACCAGGCTCGGGATGGAGGTCCTTGAGGAGCTTGAAGCGGAGGTGGGGCTCATAAACGAGACCCTGAGGGCGCTTGGGGGTGAAACCTATGGCTGGGACTGA